The nucleotide sequence GGTTCGGCGGGTTGGTAGTCGACGTACTGGAGGACTTCCGGGCCGCCGTGGGCGGTGAACTGAATGCGTTTGGTCATGACTGTTCTCCCACTGTGAGGGTGCTATCCAACTCGCCCGGACCGACCGCCGTCAAGCTGTGCGGCGCGGCGACGATGGTATGCTTGCGCCCTGATTTTTGCCCGCCCGCGCGTATGGGCACCGTCCCAAGGTGATGCCGTGACCGTTTCCGTCGAGGCCGTGAAGGCCTATCTGCTCGATCTGCAAGACCGTATCTGTAGTGCCCTGGAGGCCGAAGACGGCACCGCCGGTTTTGTCGAAGACGCCTGGCAACGCCCGGCCGGTGGCGGCGGGCGCACGCGGGTCATCGAGAATGGCGCGCTGATCGAAAAGGGCGGAGTGAACTTCTCCCATGTGTACGGCACCGGCCTGCCACCATCGGCCAGCGCGCATCGTCCGGAGCTGGCCGGGCGCGGCTTCCAGGCGATGGGCGTGTCGCTGGTGATCCACCCGGAAAACCCGCACGTGCCGACCTCGCACGCCAACGTGCGCTTCTTCATCGCCGAGAAAGAAGGCGAAGAACCGGTCTGGTGGTTCGGCGGCGGTTTCGACCTGACTCCCTACTACGCCAACGAGGAAGACTGCGTGCACTGGCACCGGGTCGCGCGCGACGCCTGCGCGCCGTTCGGCGCCGAGGTCTACCC is from Pseudomonas sp. LS44 and encodes:
- the hemF gene encoding oxygen-dependent coproporphyrinogen oxidase, which translates into the protein MTVSVEAVKAYLLDLQDRICSALEAEDGTAGFVEDAWQRPAGGGGRTRVIENGALIEKGGVNFSHVYGTGLPPSASAHRPELAGRGFQAMGVSLVIHPENPHVPTSHANVRFFIAEKEGEEPVWWFGGGFDLTPYYANEEDCVHWHRVARDACAPFGAEVYPRYKEWCDRYFHIKHRHEPRGVGGLFFDDLNEWDFDTSFAFLRAIGDAYLQAYLPIVQRRKATPFTEQQREFQAFRRGRYVEFNLVYDRGTLFGLQSGGRTESILMSLPPHVQWGYDWKPEPGSEEARLTEYFLQDRDWLAGS